The DNA sequence ACGATCTCCAGATTCTCGTAGAGTACGATATTGTACACTTCGAGCAGGCTGGCCGGGCAAAACGCCCGTTCGTTCCCTATGATACAATTGAAGTCAATCTCGAGATCTCGACGCCGCATTCGACGGATGATGCTGCCCCAGCTTGATACTCTCTTGTCCTGAAGAATGATGTCTCAAAAATGGTTAGACTGTTAGGCTCTGGTGAATCGCTAGACAATAGCCGAATTGGGGTGGTCGGCTATGAGAATTGGAGCAAATAACCATCAGACCTCGATCGATAGGATGGGCCGTGAATAGACACATCGGAGGAACAACTACGGCCACTTATTACCAGCAGAACCTCCCGACCTACAGCGATTCACCAGACCCGAGTAAAATTAGAAATGGGAGATGAGGTGCTAGCCGTTAGAGTTTCACACCGACGTCTTCTGTTTCGAGGACATCAGGGAGTGGTTCCTCGCGGGTGCCCGTGATATCGCTTAGGACTTCCTTCAGGTACGCGTTGAAGAGTTCGGGATTCTCGCTCATCGGGAAGTGGCCGATATCGGCCATTTCGACGGCGGTCGCGCCTTCACCGACGCCTTCAGCGACCTCACGTCCATCATCGGGATCGGTTAGGTAGTCGTACTCGCCGTTCACGGCATACAGGGGACACTCGGTTGCATCGATTTGGTCGAGTTTGTCCCGGTAGTCGTGGTCGACAGAGTAGTAGTAGAGGTCACCCTTGAAGACACCAGTAGCACCCTGTTCGTAGTGATACATCGTCTCACGTCGGGTCTGCTCAGGACTCTGCTTCGCCATGAGCCCCCAGCACGAGTAGGCGTTGACTTCGGTCGTGTTCACCTGTGGGTGGTCAAGCCAGTCGATGTGGAACCCCGGACTGTGAGCACCACACTCCAACCCGATGAGTGCTCGGAACTCCTCGGGGTACCAGTCGGCGAGTTCGAGAGTGATGTTGCCGCCCATACTCGACCCCATGTAGATTGGGTTGTCGAGATCAAGTGCGTCAGAGATGCTGACGATGGTCTCAGCGAATTGTTCAGCATTTAGTTCATAGTCTTCTTCCCACCATTCTTCGCTCTCCGGTGGGATGGACTTTCCGTGGAATGGGAGGTCGTAGGCGATGACACGGAATTGGTCCGTGATGTCTTCGTCGTCGAGAAGGTGACGCCACTCCTGATTGTTACAACCGGCGGTATGCTGACAGAGGAGGGGAATACCGTCCTTCGGGCCGTTCTCCTCGAAGTAAACTCTGTGGTCAACACCATCAATTTCGACGTTAACGTACTTGCCCGTGATTTCCTCAATAGTACCGTGATCAGTCGTACTCATGTTAGAGCTCACCTCCGTTATTGTGCGTTTTCCGCATCAGGTCGAGAGCGCGCTGGAATGCACGTAGATTCTGGAAAATTT is a window from the Halalkalicoccus subterraneus genome containing:
- a CDS encoding alpha/beta fold hydrolase, whose amino-acid sequence is MSTTDHGTIEEITGKYVNVEIDGVDHRVYFEENGPKDGIPLLCQHTAGCNNQEWRHLLDDEDITDQFRVIAYDLPFHGKSIPPESEEWWEEDYELNAEQFAETIVSISDALDLDNPIYMGSSMGGNITLELADWYPEEFRALIGLECGAHSPGFHIDWLDHPQVNTTEVNAYSCWGLMAKQSPEQTRRETMYHYEQGATGVFKGDLYYYSVDHDYRDKLDQIDATECPLYAVNGEYDYLTDPDDGREVAEGVGEGATAVEMADIGHFPMSENPELFNAYLKEVLSDITGTREEPLPDVLETEDVGVKL